From Arachis stenosperma cultivar V10309 chromosome 2, arast.V10309.gnm1.PFL2, whole genome shotgun sequence, one genomic window encodes:
- the LOC130961814 gene encoding calcium-transporting ATPase, endoplasmic reticulum-type has protein sequence MEVPMEEKPFPAWSWSVEECLKEYGVKLERGLSTFEVQRRREKYGWNELAKEKGKPLWQLVLEQFDDLLVKILLIAAFISFILAYFHGGETGESGFEAYVEPLVIILILVLNAIVGVWQENNAEKALEALKELQCESGKVLRDGNFVPDLPARELVPGDIVELRVGDKVPADMRVAALKTSTLRAEQSSLTGEAMPVLKGTSPVFLDDCELQAKENMVFAGTTVVNGSCVCIVITTGMNTEIGKIQKQIHEASLEESDTPLKKKLDEFGNRLTTAIGIVCLVVWIINYKNFLSWDVVDGFPSNIKFSFQKCTYYFKIAVALAVAAIPEGLPAVITTCLALGTRKMAQKNAIVRKLPSVETLGCTTVICSDKTGTLTTNQMSVTEFFTLGGRTNASRVIRVEGTTYDPKDGGIIDWTCFNMDANLQAMAEICAVCNDAGIYFDGRLFRATGLPTEAALKVLVEKMGVPDTKSKNKITNSQNNMVESNSTVKLGCCDWWNRRSKRVATLEFDRVRKSMSVIVREPDGENRLLVKGAVESLLERSSHVQLADGSLVPIDEQCRELLLHRLMEMSSKGLRCLGFAYKDELGEFSDYYADTHPSHNKLLDPACYSAIESDLVFVGVVGLRDPPREEVHKAIEDCKEAGIRVMVITGDNKSTAEAICREISLFSKDEDLKGQSLTGKEFMSLPPSEQVKMLLRPGGKVFSRAEPRHKQEIVRLLKDMGEIVAMTGDGVNDAPALKLADIGIAMGITGTEVAKEASDMVLADDNFSTIVTAVAEGRAIYNNMKSFIRYMISSNVGEVISIFLTAALGIPECMIPVQLLWVNLVTDGPPATALGFNPADVDIMHKPPRKSNDSLISSWVLVRYLVIGSYVGIATVGIFVLWYTQASFLGINLVGDGHTIIELSQLLNWGECHSWTNFTATPFTVSGGRAITFSNPCDYFSVGKVKAMTLSLSVLVAIEMFNSLNALSEENSLRKIPPWRNPWLMVAMSISFGLHCLILYTPFLANVFGVVPLSLNEWFLVILISAPVILIDEILKLVARNQRKVKKEKVA, from the exons ATGGAAGTTCCAATGGAGGAGAAACCATTCCCAGCATGGTCATGGTCTGTTGAGGAGTGTTTGAAAGAGTATGGAGTGAAACTCGAAAGGGGTCTGAGCACTTTCGAGGTTCAGAGGAGGCGCGAAAAGTATGGTTGGAATGAGTTAGCAAAGGAGAAAGGGAAGCCATTATGGCAATTGGTATTAGAACAATTTGATGACTTACTGGTAAAGATACTTTTGATTGCAGCATTCATATCATTTATCTTAGCTTACTTTCATGGAGGCGAAACGGGGGAATCTGGATTCGAAGCTTATGTGGAACCACTTGTAATCATTTTGATTCTAGTCCTTAATGCCATTGTTGGAGTTTGGCAAGAGAATAATGCTGAAAAGGCTCTTGAAGCTCTTAAGGAGTTGCAATGTGAATCTGGAAAGGTGTTAAGGGATGGAAATTTTGTGCCGGATTTGCCTGCAAGAGAGCTAGTTCCCGGTGATATTGTGGAGTTGCGCGTCGGAGATAAGGTCCCTGCTGACATGAGAGTTGCAGCCTTGAAAACTTCAACTTTGCGAGCCGAGCAAAGCTCGCTAACCGGAGAAGCAATGCCAGTTCTCAAAGGAACAAGTCCTGTTTTCTTGGATGATTGTGAGTTGCAGGCCAAGGAGAATATGGTCTTTGCAGGAACCACAGTTGTCAATGGGAGTTGTGTTTGTATTGTTATCACCACTGGAATGAACACCGAAATTGGGAAGATACAGAAGCAGATACATGAGGCTTCTCTGGAGGAAAGTGACACTCCTTTGAAGAAGAAATTAGATGAATTTGGTAATAGGCTCACCACTGCAATTGGTATAGTTTGTCTTGTTGTTTGGATCATAAACTACAAGAATTTCCTTTCTTGGGATGTTGTTGATGGATTTCCCTCAAACATCAAATTTTCCTTCCAGAAGTGCACATACTATTTCAAAATCGCCGTTGCACTCGCAGTGGCTGCAATACCAGAAGGTCTGCCTGCTGTTATCACAACTTGTTTAGCACTTGGTACAAGGAAAATggcacaaaagaatgcaattGTTAGAAAGCTTCCAAGTGTAGAAACTTTGGGATGTACTACTGTGATTTGCTCGGATAAAACTGGTACTCTTACAACGAATCAAATGTCTGTGACAGAGTTCTTTACTTTAGGAGGGAGAACCAATGCTTCTCGAGTCATTCGCGTGGAAGGCACAACTTATGATCCAAAAGATGGCGGAATTATTGACTGGACTTGCTTTAACATGGATGCCAACCTTCAAGCCATGGCTGAAATATGTGCAGTTTGTAATGATGCTGGAATTTATTTCGATGGGCGCCTTTTTCGTGCCACAGGGTTGCCTACTGAAGCAGCACTAAAAGTGTTGGTTGAAAAGATGGGAGTTCCAGATACAAAGTCAAAAAACAAGATTACTAATTCACAAAACAACATGGTTGAATCCAACAGTACTGTGAAGTTAG GTTGTTGTGACTGGTGGAATAGAAGATCCAAGAGGGTAGCGACATTGGAGTTTGATCGCGTTCGGAAGTCAATGAGTGTCATCGTTCGCGAACCGGATGGTGAAAATAGGCTTCTTGTAAAG GGTGCTGTTGAGAGTTTACTGGAGAGAAGCTCACATGTGCAACTAGCTGATGGATCTCTGGTTCCAATAGATGAGCAATGCAGGGAATTGCTTCTACATAGACTCATGGAGATGAGTTCGAAGGGATTGCGCTGCTTGGGATTTGCATATAAGGATGAGTTAGGAGAGTTTTCGGACTACTATGCAGATACTCATCCTTCTCATAACAAATTGCTTGATCCAGCATGCTACTCAGCCATTGAAAGTGATCTAGTTTTTGTTGGTGTTGTTGGTCTAAGA GACCCTCCACGCGAGGAAGTTCATAAAGCAATTGAGGATTGTAAGGAAGCTGGGATAAGAGTTATGGTGATAACTGGTGATAACAAGTCAACAGCAGAGGCTATTTGCAGAGAAATCAGTTTGTTCTCCAAAGATGAGGACCTTAAAGGACAAAGCCTAACAGGTAAAGAATTCATGTCTCTTCCTCCTTCAGAACAAGTTAAGATGCTGCTGAGACCTGGAGGCAAGGTCTTTTCGCGAGCTGAGCCAAGACACAAGCAAGAAATTGTGAGGTTGCTGAAGGACATGGGGGAGATAGTTGCAATGACCGGAGATGGAGTGAATGATGCGCCGGCACTCAAGCTTGCTGATATTGGCATTGCCATGGGAATAACTGGGACAGAG GTTGCTAAAGAAGCTTCAGATATGGTGCTAGCAGATGACAATTTTAGTACAATTGTCACGGCCGTAGCAGAAGGCCGTGCAATTTACAATAACATGAAATCATTCATCAG GTACATGATATCATCAAATGTTGGAGAAGTTATTTCAATATTCTTGACTGCTGCTCTTGGGATCCCAGAATGCATGATACCCGTGCAGCTCCTGTGGGTGAACTTGGTCACTGATGGTCCACCTGCCACAGCTCTTGGTTTCAACCCTGCTGATGTTGATATCATGCACAAGCCGCCTCGGAAAAGCAATGATTCTCTCATAAGTTCTTGGGTTCTTGTCCGCTATCTT GTTATTGGCTCTTATGTGGGAATTGCTACAGTTGGAATTTTTGTCTTGTGGTACACTCAAGCTTCTTTTCTAGGCATCAATCTTGTTGGTGATGGCCACACAATCATAGAACTCTCCCAGCTTCTCAACTGGGGAGAGTGCCATTCGTGGACTAACTTCACGGCCACGCCATTCACAGTCAGTGGCGGCCGAGCAATAACATTCTCAAATCCATGTGACTACTTCTCTGTTGGCAAAGTGAAGGCTATGACTCTGTCCCTCTCTGTATTGGTTGCAATTGAGATGTTCAATTCCCTAAATGCCCTCTCAGAAGAGAATAGCTTGAGAAAGATTCCACCTTGGAGGAACCCTTGGCTTATGGTAGCAATGTCAATATCATTTGGACTCCATTGCCTCATACTCTATACTCCATTCCTTGCTAATGTTTTTGGTGTTGTTCCACTTAGCTTGAATGAGTGGTTTTTGGTGATTCTTATATCAGCACCTGTTATTCTCATTGATGAGATTCTTAAATTGGTGGCTAGGAATCAAAGGAAGGTGAAAAAGGAGAAAGTAGCATGA
- the LOC130961490 gene encoding ras-related protein RABA3-like: MKMNGVEAEKKQYNESEKIIGYYDDDVNEKIDYVFKVVVIGDSSVGKTQMLSRFAKNEFCFDSKSTIGVEFQTRTLTINGKVIKAQIWDTAGQERYRAVTSAYYRGALGAMLVYDITKRDSFDHVTRWIEELRSHADSSIVIMLIGNKCDLVDLRMVSTEDAIEFAEEQGLFFSETSALNGNNVESAFLKLLQEIHNRVVSKKKSLECGSGDDDIIGNGGNNSSNTLKGSKIDVILGHELEISEMKKLSSCSC, encoded by the exons ATGAAAATGAATGGTGTTGAGGCTGAAAAAAAACAATATAATGAGAGTGAGAAAATAATAGGGTATTATGATGATGATGTGAATGAGAAAATAGATTATGTGTTTAAGGTTGTGGTGATTGGAGATTCATCAGTGGGAAAGACTCAAATGCTCTCAAGATTTGCAAAGAATGAGTTTTGCTTTGACTCTAAGTCAACCATTGGTGTTGAATTCCAAACTAGGACTCTCACCATTAATGGCAAAGTCATCAAGGCTCAGATCTGGGATACTGCTGGCCAAGAAAG GTACAGGGCAGTGACAAGTGCATATTACAGAGGAGCATTAGGGGCAATGTTGGTATATGACATAACAAAGAGAGACTCATTTGATCATGTTACAAGGTGGATTGAAGAACTAAGATCACATGCAGATAGCTCCATTGTGATCATGTTAATTGGTAACAAATGTGACCTTGTTGACCTAAGAATGGTGTCAACTGAAGATGCAATTGAATTTGCTGAAGAACAAGGCCTTTTCTTCTCTGAGACTTCAGCACTCAATGGTAACAATGTGGAAAGTGCTTTTCTTAAATTGCTTCAAGAGATTCATAATAGGGTTGTTTCTAAGAAGAAAAGTTTGGAATGTGGTAGTGGTGATGATGACATTATTGGTAATGGTGGTAATAATAGTAGCAACACACTTAAAGGATCTAAGATTGATGTAATTTTAGGTCATGAATTGGAAATTAGTGAGATGAAGAAGTTGTCTTCATGCTCATGTTAA